Proteins found in one Amphiprion ocellaris isolate individual 3 ecotype Okinawa chromosome 22, ASM2253959v1, whole genome shotgun sequence genomic segment:
- the emilin2b gene encoding EMILIN-2 isoform X2 — protein sequence MKRGLLHFLLTFPFISGSPFQYSMFQGNPYTSSETRQRNKNWCAYVVHKNVSCAVVGGTESFVQPEVLPCPPELPNCAQQVIYQTHFRPMYKIAYKTVTELEWRCCPGYQGHNCREVKDMKLLQVERLPHAPSTPGHFPAPQAPNQQTEDKRNHPWGGEGQLGGQTGHRPQQGYGGSQSPQHLEEEVQRLSQMVLDMQARMTDMSSNLRLDFQEDASKMLVTLLNNLKQPASARGAETETVQVQDFSFDEGTVAMDEVMNKINQVTHDLESKSNTLEDLLGRVNHQDGQIRLLMEAGQTPPSTPHLPPPASDADLRAYLDDKVRALREELMEGIEIKMADLKKSCDYKIMSVQEQCEGQEANYLSLAELMDSKESDLRSEIQDLKNKLTDPGKEDNRVSNSVVAHVENHEIHLNSSEKTMVQCLSVEEKLRKEQAEAIKDLTNTLEDKLASMEDRLTVLLMDTNTNSPSDGQPERDINSLKGSVQTLEDRLKDLDQLCSKECKANMTVVENIQQDCQSCKTAVDAIETHLKGQINGSGAENVQDELSYLKGRVGRLEDSLSDIVQQQSQTLKSLNSTWGQVKAGTEQEAKELLELHRTQHEELRQRLDELGREVKAEADRCREKTQDVGLDIAHMDSRVVNVEALCSKLDPISGSLQRIKEGLNKHVTGLWTCVNQLNSTVRSHAGDIGGLRRTCQTLQSHISDVARDLHLLTNGSPGNEGVQVGVEAAGLPQGSTKSLTVPMGPVDASLPQPPVMETGEAGPPGKMTQSKLPKGTDGSMMPVQGFAGAPASPVKPTDSLKTSMPLISVNMPHRPPPQKPVTASGEKVSFSAGLTLPPFQGDVGIVRFNKVLINDGGHYDPHTGIFTVPTDGCYLVTAVLAAQRGEKVEAVLSVSNHSIQRLDSAGFLSGVAAPLSHEQCGCSSSTSLSLVLSLRRGDRAGLVVTAGKLAISASSEILSSFSAVLLYPSPSKQ from the exons ATGAAGCGCGGACTTCTTCACTTTTTATTAACTTTCCCTTTCATCAGCGGGTCACCTTTCCAGTATAGCATGTTTCAGGGGAACCCATATACTAGCAGCGAAACACGACAAAGGAACAA AAACTGGTGTGCCTACGTTGTGCACAAGAACGTGAGCTGTGCCGTCGTGGGAGGCACGGAGAGTTTCGTGCAGCCGGAGGTTTTACCGTGTCCACCGGAGCTGCCGAACTGCGCGCAACAAGTGAT ATATCAAACCCATTTTAGGCCCATGTACAAAATTGCCTACAAGACTGTAACAGAGCTGGAGTGGAGATGCTGCCCGGGGTACCAGGGCCACAACTGCAGGGAGGTGAAAGACATGAAGCTTCTCCAAGTAGAGCGTTTGCCTCATGCTCCCTCCACCCCTGGGCATTTCCCTGCTCCACAAG CGCCAAATCAGCAGACAGAAGACAAGAGAAACCATCCATGGGGAGGGGAGGGACAGTTGGGAGGTCAGACGGGTCACAGGCCACAGCAGGGTTATGGAGGGTCTCAGAGTCCACAAcacctggaggaggaggtgcagcGACTTTCCCAGATGGTCCTTGACATGCAGGCAAGAATGACAGACATGTCCTCCAATCTGAGACTGGACTTCCAGGAGGATGCCAGTAAGATGCTTGTTACGCTGCTGAATAACCTCAAGCAGCCTGCCAGTGCACGGGGCGCAGAGACCGAAACTGTTCAGGTGCAGGACTTCTCTTTTGACGAGGGGACAGTGGCGATGGATGAGGTCATGAACAAGATTAACCAGGTCACACATGATCTGGAGTCCAAGAGCAACACCCTGGAAGACCTGCTGGGTCGTGTCAACCACCAAGATGGACAAATTCGTCTGTTAATGGAAGCTGGCCAGACTCCGCCGTCcactcctcatcttcctcccccAGCCAGTGATGCAGACCTGCGGGCCTACCTGGACGATAAGGTCCGAGCTCTGAGAGAGGAGTTGATGGAGGGAATAGAAATCAAAATGGCAGATTTGAAGAAGTCCTGTGATTATAAAATCATGTCAGTTCAGgaacagtgtgaaggacagGAAGCCAACTACCTCAGCCTGGCCGAGCTCATGGACTCCAAGGAAAGTGACCTCCGCAGTGAGATCCAGGACCTTAAGAACAAGTTGACTGATCCAGGAAAGGAAGACAACCGGGTATCTAACTCTGTTGTGGCTCATGTGGAGAACCATGAAATCCATCTGAACTCATCAGAGAAGACTATGGTGCAGTGCCTCTCTGTAGAGGAAAAGCTGAGGAAAGAACAGGCGGAGGCCATCAAAGATCTGACGAACACTCTGGAGGACAAACTGGCCTCCATGGAGGACCGACTCACTGTCCTGTTGATGGATACAAACACTAACTCCCCATCGGATGGTCAGCCAGAGAGGGACATTAACTCCCTAAAAGGTTCTGTGCAAACTCTGGAGGACAGACTCAAAGACTTGGACCAGTTGTGCTCGAAAGAGTGCAAAGCTAATATGACTGTTGTAGAAAACATTCAGCAGGATTGCCAGAGCTGCAAAACTGCTGTAGATGCTATCGAGACTCATCTAAAAGGCCAGATAAATGGAAGTGGAGCTGAGAATGTACAGGATGAGTTAAGCTACTTGAAAGGCCGTGTGGGCAGACTGGAGGACTCGCTATCAGATATAGTCCAGCAGCAGTCTCAGACCCTGAAGAGCCTCAACTCCACCTGGGGACAGGTTAAAGCAGGGACTGAGCAGGAGGCCAAGGAGCTTTTGGAGCTCCACAGAACACAGCATGAGGAGCTGAGACAGCGGCTGGACGAGCTGGGCAGGGAAGTGAAAGCTGAGGCCGACCGCTGCagggaaaaaacacaagatgtCGGGTTGGACATCGCCCACATGGACAGCCGCGTTGTTAATGTGGAGGCTTTATGCAGCAAGCTGGATCCTATCTCTGGTAGCCTCCAGAGGATCAAAGAGGGGCTGAATAAACACGTCACTGGGTTGTGGACTTGTGTGAACCAGCTGAACAGCACGGTGAGATCTCATGCTGGAGACATCGGAGGACTGAGGAGAACCTGTCAAACCTTGCAGAGCCACATCTCAGATGTAGCCAGAGACCTCCACCTGCTAACAAACGGCTCTCCGGGGAATGAAG GTGTTCAGGTTGGAGTGGAGGCCGCCGGACTTCCTCAGGGCTCAACTAAGAGCCTCACGGTGCCGATGGGCCCCGTGGACGCCTCCCTCCCTCAGCCACCTGTGATGGAGACCGGAGAGGCGGGCCCTCCCGGCAAGATGACCCAGTCCAAGTTGCCCAAAGGGACCGACGGCAGCATGATGCCTGTTCAGGGTTTTGCCGGAGCTCCAG ctTCACCAGTCAAACCTACTGACTCCCTAAAGACCAGCATGCCTCTGATCTCAG TAAACATGCCCCACAGACCTCCACCTCAGAAACCCGTCACAGCTTCAG GTGAGAAGGTGTCGTTCTCAGCCGGTCTGACTCTTCCACCGTTCCAAGGAGACGTTGGAATCGTTCGATTCAACAAAGTGCTGATCAATGATGGAGGACATTATGACCCTCACACAG GTATCTTCACAGTTCCTACAGATGGTTGCTACCTGGTCACAGCTGTTCTCGCAGCCCAGCGAGGCGAGAAGGTCGAGGCGGTTCTGTCCGTGTCCAATCACAGCATCCAGAGGTTGGACTCTGCAGGCTTCCTGTCCGGAGTCGCTGCACCGCTTTCACATGAACAGTGTGGCTGCAGCAGTTCGACCTCACTGAGTCTGGTTCTGTCACTGAGGCGAGGAGACCGAGCCGGACTCGTCGTGACCGCCGGGAAGCTCGCCATCTCAGCCTCGTCCGAGATCCTGTCGTCTTTCAGCGCCGTGCTTCTTTACCCCAGCCCCTCAAAACAGTAG
- the emilin2b gene encoding EMILIN-2 isoform X1, translating to MKRGLLHFLLTFPFISGSPFQYSMFQGNPYTSSETRQRNKNWCAYVVHKNVSCAVVGGTESFVQPEVLPCPPELPNCAQQVIYQTHFRPMYKIAYKTVTELEWRCCPGYQGHNCREVKDMKLLQVERLPHAPSTPGHFPAPQAPNQQTEDKRNHPWGGEGQLGGQTGHRPQQGYGGSQSPQHLEEEVQRLSQMVLDMQARMTDMSSNLRLDFQEDASKMLVTLLNNLKQPASARGAETETVQVQDFSFDEGTVAMDEVMNKINQVTHDLESKSNTLEDLLGRVNHQDGQIRLLMEAGQTPPSTPHLPPPASDADLRAYLDDKVRALREELMEGIEIKMADLKKSCDYKIMSVQEQCEGQEANYLSLAELMDSKESDLRSEIQDLKNKLTDPGKEDNRVSNSVVAHVENHEIHLNSSEKTMVQCLSVEEKLRKEQAEAIKDLTNTLEDKLASMEDRLTVLLMDTNTNSPSDGQPERDINSLKGSVQTLEDRLKDLDQLCSKECKANMTVVENIQQDCQSCKTAVDAIETHLKGQINGSGAENVQDELSYLKGRVGRLEDSLSDIVQQQSQTLKSLNSTWGQVKAGTEQEAKELLELHRTQHEELRQRLDELGREVKAEADRCREKTQDVGLDIAHMDSRVVNVEALCSKLDPISGSLQRIKEGLNKHVTGLWTCVNQLNSTVRSHAGDIGGLRRTCQTLQSHISDVARDLHLLTNGSPGNEGVQVGVEAAGLPQGSTKSLTVPMGPVDASLPQPPVMETGEAGPPGKMTQSKLPKGTDGSMMPVQGFAGAPASPVKPTDSLKTSMPLISVVNMPHRPPPQKPVTASGEKVSFSAGLTLPPFQGDVGIVRFNKVLINDGGHYDPHTGIFTVPTDGCYLVTAVLAAQRGEKVEAVLSVSNHSIQRLDSAGFLSGVAAPLSHEQCGCSSSTSLSLVLSLRRGDRAGLVVTAGKLAISASSEILSSFSAVLLYPSPSKQ from the exons ATGAAGCGCGGACTTCTTCACTTTTTATTAACTTTCCCTTTCATCAGCGGGTCACCTTTCCAGTATAGCATGTTTCAGGGGAACCCATATACTAGCAGCGAAACACGACAAAGGAACAA AAACTGGTGTGCCTACGTTGTGCACAAGAACGTGAGCTGTGCCGTCGTGGGAGGCACGGAGAGTTTCGTGCAGCCGGAGGTTTTACCGTGTCCACCGGAGCTGCCGAACTGCGCGCAACAAGTGAT ATATCAAACCCATTTTAGGCCCATGTACAAAATTGCCTACAAGACTGTAACAGAGCTGGAGTGGAGATGCTGCCCGGGGTACCAGGGCCACAACTGCAGGGAGGTGAAAGACATGAAGCTTCTCCAAGTAGAGCGTTTGCCTCATGCTCCCTCCACCCCTGGGCATTTCCCTGCTCCACAAG CGCCAAATCAGCAGACAGAAGACAAGAGAAACCATCCATGGGGAGGGGAGGGACAGTTGGGAGGTCAGACGGGTCACAGGCCACAGCAGGGTTATGGAGGGTCTCAGAGTCCACAAcacctggaggaggaggtgcagcGACTTTCCCAGATGGTCCTTGACATGCAGGCAAGAATGACAGACATGTCCTCCAATCTGAGACTGGACTTCCAGGAGGATGCCAGTAAGATGCTTGTTACGCTGCTGAATAACCTCAAGCAGCCTGCCAGTGCACGGGGCGCAGAGACCGAAACTGTTCAGGTGCAGGACTTCTCTTTTGACGAGGGGACAGTGGCGATGGATGAGGTCATGAACAAGATTAACCAGGTCACACATGATCTGGAGTCCAAGAGCAACACCCTGGAAGACCTGCTGGGTCGTGTCAACCACCAAGATGGACAAATTCGTCTGTTAATGGAAGCTGGCCAGACTCCGCCGTCcactcctcatcttcctcccccAGCCAGTGATGCAGACCTGCGGGCCTACCTGGACGATAAGGTCCGAGCTCTGAGAGAGGAGTTGATGGAGGGAATAGAAATCAAAATGGCAGATTTGAAGAAGTCCTGTGATTATAAAATCATGTCAGTTCAGgaacagtgtgaaggacagGAAGCCAACTACCTCAGCCTGGCCGAGCTCATGGACTCCAAGGAAAGTGACCTCCGCAGTGAGATCCAGGACCTTAAGAACAAGTTGACTGATCCAGGAAAGGAAGACAACCGGGTATCTAACTCTGTTGTGGCTCATGTGGAGAACCATGAAATCCATCTGAACTCATCAGAGAAGACTATGGTGCAGTGCCTCTCTGTAGAGGAAAAGCTGAGGAAAGAACAGGCGGAGGCCATCAAAGATCTGACGAACACTCTGGAGGACAAACTGGCCTCCATGGAGGACCGACTCACTGTCCTGTTGATGGATACAAACACTAACTCCCCATCGGATGGTCAGCCAGAGAGGGACATTAACTCCCTAAAAGGTTCTGTGCAAACTCTGGAGGACAGACTCAAAGACTTGGACCAGTTGTGCTCGAAAGAGTGCAAAGCTAATATGACTGTTGTAGAAAACATTCAGCAGGATTGCCAGAGCTGCAAAACTGCTGTAGATGCTATCGAGACTCATCTAAAAGGCCAGATAAATGGAAGTGGAGCTGAGAATGTACAGGATGAGTTAAGCTACTTGAAAGGCCGTGTGGGCAGACTGGAGGACTCGCTATCAGATATAGTCCAGCAGCAGTCTCAGACCCTGAAGAGCCTCAACTCCACCTGGGGACAGGTTAAAGCAGGGACTGAGCAGGAGGCCAAGGAGCTTTTGGAGCTCCACAGAACACAGCATGAGGAGCTGAGACAGCGGCTGGACGAGCTGGGCAGGGAAGTGAAAGCTGAGGCCGACCGCTGCagggaaaaaacacaagatgtCGGGTTGGACATCGCCCACATGGACAGCCGCGTTGTTAATGTGGAGGCTTTATGCAGCAAGCTGGATCCTATCTCTGGTAGCCTCCAGAGGATCAAAGAGGGGCTGAATAAACACGTCACTGGGTTGTGGACTTGTGTGAACCAGCTGAACAGCACGGTGAGATCTCATGCTGGAGACATCGGAGGACTGAGGAGAACCTGTCAAACCTTGCAGAGCCACATCTCAGATGTAGCCAGAGACCTCCACCTGCTAACAAACGGCTCTCCGGGGAATGAAG GTGTTCAGGTTGGAGTGGAGGCCGCCGGACTTCCTCAGGGCTCAACTAAGAGCCTCACGGTGCCGATGGGCCCCGTGGACGCCTCCCTCCCTCAGCCACCTGTGATGGAGACCGGAGAGGCGGGCCCTCCCGGCAAGATGACCCAGTCCAAGTTGCCCAAAGGGACCGACGGCAGCATGATGCCTGTTCAGGGTTTTGCCGGAGCTCCAG ctTCACCAGTCAAACCTACTGACTCCCTAAAGACCAGCATGCCTCTGATCTCAG TAGTAAACATGCCCCACAGACCTCCACCTCAGAAACCCGTCACAGCTTCAG GTGAGAAGGTGTCGTTCTCAGCCGGTCTGACTCTTCCACCGTTCCAAGGAGACGTTGGAATCGTTCGATTCAACAAAGTGCTGATCAATGATGGAGGACATTATGACCCTCACACAG GTATCTTCACAGTTCCTACAGATGGTTGCTACCTGGTCACAGCTGTTCTCGCAGCCCAGCGAGGCGAGAAGGTCGAGGCGGTTCTGTCCGTGTCCAATCACAGCATCCAGAGGTTGGACTCTGCAGGCTTCCTGTCCGGAGTCGCTGCACCGCTTTCACATGAACAGTGTGGCTGCAGCAGTTCGACCTCACTGAGTCTGGTTCTGTCACTGAGGCGAGGAGACCGAGCCGGACTCGTCGTGACCGCCGGGAAGCTCGCCATCTCAGCCTCGTCCGAGATCCTGTCGTCTTTCAGCGCCGTGCTTCTTTACCCCAGCCCCTCAAAACAGTAG